From Frateuria aurantia DSM 6220, one genomic window encodes:
- a CDS encoding dihydrodipicolinate synthase family protein yields the protein MATNSLWQGVIPAITTPFTVEGAIDHAFLADHARQLIAAGCTGIVPLGSLGEAATLSFEDKCAIMETLVEALGDRAPVIPGIASLSTDEAVALARRAEAIGCKGLMVLPPYVYSTDWHEMGAHMRAVLGATGLPCLLYNNPVAYKTDFSPEQIAELAGEYPLLQAVKESSGDVRRFAALKSLLGDRLALLVGMDDAIVEGVCMGATGWIAGLVNAYPKESVKLFELASSGGSAAAAELYAWFLPLLRLDTVPKFVQLIKLVQAKVGLGSESVRAPRLVLEGSERAAALAVIDRAIASKPAI from the coding sequence ATGGCCACGAATTCGCTGTGGCAGGGTGTCATCCCTGCAATTACCACTCCCTTCACTGTCGAGGGTGCGATTGATCATGCCTTTCTGGCCGATCACGCCCGGCAGCTGATCGCGGCAGGTTGCACCGGCATCGTGCCGCTGGGTTCGCTGGGCGAGGCGGCGACGCTCAGTTTCGAGGACAAGTGCGCGATCATGGAGACCTTGGTCGAAGCGCTCGGTGACCGTGCTCCGGTGATCCCCGGCATTGCCTCGCTGTCCACGGACGAGGCCGTGGCGCTGGCCAGGCGTGCCGAGGCCATCGGTTGCAAGGGCCTGATGGTTCTGCCGCCTTACGTGTACTCCACCGACTGGCATGAAATGGGTGCGCATATGCGTGCGGTGCTGGGTGCCACCGGCCTGCCGTGCCTGCTTTACAACAACCCGGTCGCCTACAAGACCGACTTCAGCCCGGAACAGATCGCCGAGCTGGCCGGGGAATACCCGCTGTTGCAGGCCGTCAAGGAGTCGTCCGGTGACGTCCGTCGCTTTGCGGCCCTGAAGTCGCTGCTGGGTGATCGTCTGGCCCTGTTGGTGGGCATGGATGATGCCATTGTCGAAGGTGTCTGCATGGGCGCCACGGGCTGGATCGCCGGCTTGGTCAATGCGTACCCGAAGGAATCGGTCAAGTTGTTCGAGCTGGCCTCCAGTGGTGGTTCGGCGGCGGCCGCCGAGCTGTATGCCTGGTTCCTGCCCTTGCTGCGGCTCGATACGGTGCCGAAATTCGTGCAGCTGATCAAGCTGGTGCAGGCCAAGGTGGGTCTCGGCTCAGAGTCTGTGCGTGCGCCCCGGCTGGTGCTGGAAGGCAGCGAGCGAGCGGCCGCCCTGGCGGTCATTGATCGGGCCATTGCCAGCAAGCCGGCGATCTGA
- a CDS encoding proline racemase family protein, producing MYSIDYIDSHTAGEPTRVILAGLPSLGRGPLSQRLQRFRDEHDHWRSAIACEPRGSDTMVGALLLTPEDPSCCAGVIFFNNVGYLGMCGHGTMGVIRTLAHLGRISHGVHRLETPVGVVEAELLADGHIRIANVRSYRFAQAEVDVPGHGRVRGDIAWGGNWFFITDASPRPLEYRWWRELTDYTAALRSALEAAGITGVDGAEIDHIELSTPLAAGRGARNFVLCPGLAYDRSPCGTGTSAKLACLAADGKLEPGKAWRQEGVLGTAFEASYQPDGDGVLPTLRGQASITAIGQLLLDPEQDPFAWGIRDL from the coding sequence ATGTACAGCATCGACTACATCGACTCCCACACGGCCGGTGAACCTACCCGTGTCATTCTAGCCGGCTTGCCGTCTCTGGGCCGCGGACCTTTGTCACAACGCCTGCAGCGATTCAGGGATGAGCATGATCACTGGCGCAGCGCCATTGCCTGCGAGCCACGCGGCTCGGATACCATGGTGGGTGCCTTGCTGCTGACGCCGGAAGACCCGAGCTGTTGCGCCGGCGTGATCTTCTTCAACAATGTCGGTTATCTCGGCATGTGCGGGCACGGAACCATGGGGGTGATCCGGACCCTGGCCCATCTCGGACGCATCAGTCATGGCGTGCATCGGCTGGAAACGCCAGTCGGGGTGGTCGAGGCGGAGCTGCTGGCGGACGGCCATATCCGCATTGCCAATGTGCGCAGTTATCGCTTCGCTCAGGCCGAGGTTGATGTGCCGGGTCATGGCCGGGTGCGTGGCGATATCGCCTGGGGCGGGAACTGGTTTTTCATCACCGATGCCAGTCCCCGACCGCTGGAATATCGTTGGTGGCGTGAGCTGACCGATTACACGGCGGCGCTGCGCAGCGCGCTGGAAGCCGCTGGTATCACGGGTGTCGATGGTGCGGAAATCGATCATATCGAGTTGAGCACGCCGCTGGCCGCCGGCCGTGGCGCCCGCAACTTTGTCTTGTGTCCCGGTCTGGCCTATGACCGTTCTCCGTGCGGAACCGGTACCAGCGCGAAGCTGGCCTGCCTGGCCGCCGACGGCAAGTTGGAACCCGGTAAGGCCTGGCGTCAGGAGGGCGTGCTGGGTACCGCGTTCGAAGCCAGTTATCAGCCTGATGGCGACGGTGTGTTGCCGACTCTGCGCGGGCAGGCTTCGATCACCGCGATCGGCCAGCTGCTGCTGGATCCCGAGCAGGATCCGTTCGCCTGGGGCATCCGCGATCTCTGA
- a CDS encoding aldehyde dehydrogenase family protein, with the protein MMTTAKALLAGHWREARDPVGHFRANDPATGEAIGPVFPVHGQQDVEAALVAAEAAVPVLLDATAQQIAGFLEAYASRLEAGIDELVVLAHAETALAINPRLSQAEMPRTVSQLRQAAAAALSSSWRQPTIDTAAGLRSHLAPLGKPVLVFGPNNFPFAFNAVAGSDFASAIVARSPVIAKAHPAHPGTSRRLAELAAEALQQVGLPAATVQLLYHVESKVGLALCADPRLGAIGFTGSRAAGLALKAAADTAGTPFYGELSSINPVLMLPGALAERGETLAQSLFGSATMGSGQFCTQPGLVLVPKGAEGDAFVAEVASRFANASPQRLFTAAAVHHVEQGLAAWLQAGAEMLAQGSAEASGFACAAALCEVSAERFIASGSALQQEIFGPLSLLVRHEGVAQARAVLDRLEGNLTGTLFTAHDGSDDGLWQELVPHLRGKVGRLIENQMPTGVAVSPAMNHGGPFPSSTQVAATSVGMPAAIRRFSALHCYDQVREDRLPDDLRDANPAGIWRQIDGIWSQQAVGG; encoded by the coding sequence ATGATGACGACGGCCAAGGCGTTGCTGGCCGGTCACTGGCGCGAAGCCCGTGATCCGGTCGGCCATTTCAGAGCGAATGATCCGGCGACGGGCGAGGCCATCGGCCCTGTTTTTCCTGTGCATGGGCAGCAGGACGTGGAGGCCGCCCTCGTGGCGGCCGAAGCGGCGGTACCCGTCCTGCTGGATGCGACCGCGCAGCAGATCGCAGGATTTCTGGAGGCCTACGCCTCCAGGCTGGAAGCTGGCATCGATGAGTTGGTGGTGCTGGCGCATGCCGAGACGGCGCTGGCGATCAATCCGCGTCTGAGCCAGGCTGAGATGCCGCGTACCGTTTCACAATTGCGGCAGGCCGCGGCGGCGGCGCTGAGCAGCAGCTGGCGGCAGCCGACGATTGACACCGCAGCGGGTCTGCGGTCGCACCTGGCTCCGCTGGGCAAGCCGGTACTGGTCTTCGGGCCCAACAATTTTCCGTTTGCCTTCAATGCCGTGGCCGGCAGTGATTTCGCCTCGGCCATCGTGGCACGCAGTCCGGTGATCGCCAAGGCCCATCCGGCCCATCCCGGTACCAGTCGCCGTCTGGCCGAGCTGGCTGCGGAGGCTTTGCAGCAGGTCGGTCTGCCGGCCGCCACCGTGCAGTTGTTGTATCACGTTGAAAGTAAGGTGGGCCTGGCCTTGTGTGCCGATCCGCGTCTGGGTGCCATCGGCTTTACCGGCAGCCGTGCCGCGGGGCTGGCACTGAAGGCCGCCGCCGATACGGCCGGCACGCCTTTTTACGGTGAACTTTCCAGCATCAATCCGGTACTGATGCTGCCCGGTGCATTGGCCGAGCGTGGCGAGACATTGGCCCAGAGCTTGTTCGGATCGGCCACCATGGGCAGCGGCCAGTTCTGTACTCAGCCCGGCCTGGTGCTGGTGCCGAAGGGAGCGGAAGGGGATGCTTTCGTCGCGGAGGTGGCCTCGCGTTTTGCCAATGCCTCACCGCAACGACTGTTTACTGCCGCGGCCGTGCATCATGTCGAGCAGGGCCTCGCGGCCTGGTTGCAGGCCGGGGCCGAGATGCTGGCCCAGGGCAGTGCCGAGGCGTCCGGTTTTGCCTGTGCGGCGGCACTTTGCGAGGTGTCGGCGGAGCGCTTCATTGCTTCGGGCTCTGCTTTGCAGCAGGAGATATTCGGTCCGCTCAGCCTGCTGGTGCGCCATGAGGGTGTGGCCCAGGCCAGGGCGGTACTGGACCGGCTGGAAGGCAATCTGACCGGTACGCTCTTCACGGCACATGACGGCAGTGACGATGGGCTTTGGCAGGAACTGGTTCCGCATCTGCGAGGCAAGGTGGGGCGCCTGATCGAGAATCAGATGCCGACCGGGGTGGCCGTGAGCCCGGCCATGAATCATGGTGGCCCGTTCCCCAGCTCAACCCAGGTGGCAGCGACTTCGGTGGGCATGCCGGCGGCGATTCGTCGGTTCAGCGCCTTGCATTGTTATGACCAGGTGCGGGAGGATCGTTTGCCTGACGATTTGCGCGATGCCAATCCTGCCGGCATCTGGCGGCAGATCGATGGCATCTGGAGCCAGCAGGCCGTCGGTGGCTGA
- a CDS encoding DUF5597 domain-containing protein, whose product MRSLRITRWALGLASLVTGFGAMASTQAPSLPELTLRQGHYSLQLDGRPWLLLGAQIHNSNSWPQVLTTSWPAIMATHANTLLAPVYWQQLEPAPGHYDYSHIDALLAQTRAHHLHLVLLWFGSWKNGQMQYAPDWIKTDPVRYPRALSAKGQPLTDLSTFSQTNLQADRQAFTALMNHLKSMDGTRHTVVMVQVENEPGLFGAVRDHRPEADVAFAGPVPAELAQRLGHNAGNWSQVFGDRAEEAFQAWQTARYIDQVAAAGKAVYPLPTYVNTWLHYKNKHQPGLDYPSGGATDTVLDVWKAAAPHIDAIGTDLYATDRDEFDRVIGQYHRADNPAFISETGFDAAMPRLIYDALSASAVAFSTFGIDGDPASPADLAARQAYATEFALLDSINRPLAQALTEGRVRTDIEAAGKTRGDIDLGHHWKAQVSYGPPPWGDTPPTPAGSPHHDGHVLLVDLPDGSWLITGSRARVELRRDHADGRHGQIIRAGQGHFDAEGHWVMERLWNGDEIDYGLNFGDRPSLLRVVAGTY is encoded by the coding sequence ATGCGGTCCCTCCGCATCACACGCTGGGCACTTGGCCTGGCCAGCCTGGTGACCGGGTTCGGCGCCATGGCCTCGACCCAGGCCCCGTCCCTGCCTGAGCTGACACTCCGGCAGGGGCACTACAGTCTGCAGCTGGACGGGCGCCCGTGGTTGCTGCTGGGCGCCCAGATCCACAATTCCAACAGCTGGCCCCAGGTCCTGACGACTTCGTGGCCGGCCATCATGGCAACCCATGCCAATACGCTGCTGGCACCGGTTTACTGGCAGCAATTGGAGCCGGCACCGGGGCATTACGACTACAGCCATATCGATGCCTTGCTGGCCCAGACCCGGGCGCATCATCTGCATCTGGTGCTGTTGTGGTTCGGCAGCTGGAAAAACGGACAGATGCAATATGCACCGGACTGGATCAAGACCGATCCGGTCCGGTATCCACGTGCCCTGTCGGCCAAGGGCCAGCCGCTGACCGATCTGTCGACCTTCAGTCAGACCAACCTGCAAGCGGATCGGCAGGCCTTCACCGCGCTGATGAATCATCTGAAATCCATGGACGGCACCCGTCACACGGTGGTCATGGTCCAGGTGGAGAACGAACCCGGCCTGTTCGGTGCGGTGCGTGACCATCGTCCTGAAGCCGATGTCGCCTTTGCCGGGCCGGTACCGGCCGAACTGGCCCAACGCCTCGGCCACAACGCCGGAAACTGGTCACAGGTGTTTGGCGATCGGGCCGAAGAAGCTTTCCAGGCCTGGCAGACCGCCCGTTATATCGACCAGGTCGCGGCAGCCGGCAAGGCCGTCTATCCCCTGCCGACTTATGTGAATACCTGGCTGCATTACAAGAACAAACACCAGCCGGGCCTCGATTACCCCAGCGGCGGAGCCACCGACACCGTTCTGGATGTGTGGAAAGCCGCCGCGCCGCATATCGATGCGATCGGCACTGACCTGTATGCCACCGACCGGGACGAGTTCGATCGTGTCATCGGGCAATATCACCGTGCGGACAACCCGGCTTTCATTTCCGAAACCGGGTTCGATGCCGCCATGCCGCGTCTCATCTACGATGCATTGAGCGCCTCGGCAGTCGCATTCTCCACCTTCGGCATCGACGGTGATCCCGCCAGCCCGGCCGACCTGGCCGCGCGCCAGGCCTATGCCACCGAGTTTGCCCTGCTGGACAGCATCAACCGTCCGCTGGCCCAGGCCCTGACCGAAGGCCGAGTTCGTACCGACATCGAGGCCGCAGGCAAGACTCGCGGCGACATCGACCTCGGCCATCACTGGAAAGCACAGGTGTCCTACGGACCACCACCATGGGGCGATACACCACCGACACCCGCAGGCAGTCCCCATCATGACGGCCACGTGCTGCTGGTTGACCTGCCTGATGGCAGCTGGCTGATCACCGGCTCAAGGGCCAGAGTCGAGCTGCGGCGCGACCATGCCGATGGCCGCCACGGCCAGATCATCCGTGCCGGGCAAGGTCATTTCGATGCAGAAGGTCATTGGGTGATGGAACGGCTGTGGAACGGGGACGAAATCGATTACGGCTTGAATTTCGGCGATCGTCCCAGCCTGCTGCGCGTGGTGGCTGGCACGTACTGA
- a CDS encoding DUF6165 family protein — translation MSLIQVPVSYGELIDKITILEIKSQHITDAAKLANIRTELDLLNATWAAHPASANDISAEKAELLAVNQALWTIEDDIRIKEKAKAFDQGFVELARAVYVTNDKRAAIKRDINVRLGSALVEEKSYQDYK, via the coding sequence ATGAGTCTTATCCAGGTACCGGTATCCTACGGTGAATTGATCGACAAGATCACCATTCTCGAAATCAAGTCGCAGCACATCACCGACGCGGCCAAGCTGGCCAATATCCGGACTGAACTCGATCTGCTGAATGCGACCTGGGCTGCACATCCGGCCTCGGCCAATGACATCTCGGCCGAAAAGGCGGAGTTGCTGGCGGTCAATCAGGCGCTGTGGACCATCGAGGACGATATCCGCATCAAGGAAAAAGCCAAGGCCTTCGACCAAGGCTTCGTCGAGCTGGCCCGCGCCGTCTACGTCACCAATGACAAGCGTGCCGCAATCAAGCGCGACATCAATGTCCGCCTCGGCTCGGCTCTGGTCGAGGAAAAGTCCTACCAGGACTACAAGTAA
- a CDS encoding AraC family transcriptional regulator: protein MNLSAETMEGLFDALPDVVFFVKDPQARYTHVNLTLVRRLGLKRRDQVIGHSVESLFPPALGRSFAEQDQHVLAGVRIDNQLEVHVFPNRAPGWCLTRKLPVEQRGRIVGLIGISRDLGLPDMRHPVYARLQRANEHLQQHYGEKVRVQNLADLSGMSVAQLERHFRRVFQLTPQQVLARYRIEAAMQLLREPGSVADIGMSCGFTDQSAFARQFKATVGMTPRDYRQLLLTSPPHAVSRGQAEAG from the coding sequence ATGAATCTATCTGCCGAGACCATGGAGGGCTTGTTCGATGCCTTGCCTGACGTCGTGTTTTTCGTAAAGGACCCGCAGGCACGCTACACCCATGTCAATCTGACCCTGGTCAGGCGGCTGGGGCTGAAGCGGCGCGACCAGGTCATCGGCCACAGCGTCGAAAGCCTGTTCCCGCCTGCACTTGGGCGCAGCTTCGCCGAGCAGGATCAGCACGTGCTGGCCGGCGTACGAATCGACAATCAGCTGGAAGTGCATGTCTTTCCCAACCGGGCTCCCGGCTGGTGCCTGACGCGCAAGCTGCCGGTGGAGCAGCGCGGGCGCATTGTCGGCCTGATCGGCATCTCCCGCGATCTGGGCCTGCCGGATATGCGCCACCCGGTCTACGCACGGCTGCAACGCGCGAACGAACATCTGCAACAGCATTACGGCGAGAAAGTCAGGGTGCAGAATCTGGCGGACCTTTCCGGCATGTCGGTCGCCCAGCTGGAGAGGCACTTCCGCCGCGTGTTCCAGCTGACGCCGCAACAGGTGCTGGCCCGCTATCGCATCGAGGCAGCCATGCAACTGTTGCGCGAGCCCGGCAGCGTGGCCGATATCGGCATGAGTTGCGGTTTTACCGACCAAAGCGCCTTCGCACGACAATTCAAGGCCACGGTGGGCATGACACCTCGAGATTATCGGCAGCTGCTGCTGACCAGTCCGCCGCATGCCGTCAGCCGGGGACAGGCCGAGGCGGGTTGA
- a CDS encoding DUF6587 family protein, whose protein sequence is MNAWIQNTMLGLIFAAAIYYAWRKVLPGPSARVLTRWSMALSGPGQPAWRQRLGRWLRPKAAVGGCDSGCSACDGCAPKPQAEPGKAVPLTFHRNPRQH, encoded by the coding sequence GTGAATGCCTGGATCCAGAATACGATGCTCGGCCTGATTTTCGCTGCCGCGATCTACTACGCGTGGCGCAAGGTGCTGCCGGGTCCCAGTGCACGTGTACTGACGCGTTGGTCGATGGCCTTGTCAGGTCCTGGCCAGCCGGCCTGGCGGCAGCGCCTGGGACGCTGGCTGCGTCCGAAAGCAGCGGTCGGTGGTTGCGACAGCGGCTGCAGTGCCTGTGACGGCTGTGCCCCCAAGCCTCAGGCCGAGCCCGGCAAGGCCGTGCCGCTGACCTTTCACCGCAATCCGCGTCAGCACTGA
- the feoB gene encoding ferrous iron transporter B, producing MNALLNRRIALVGNPNCGKTALFNLLTGGRQKVANYAGVTVERKEGRFVAADGRVLKILDLPGTYSFDATSPDERITRDVCYGEYPGEAAPDMIVCVADATNLRLHLRFVLEVRQLGLPVVLALNMMDAARKRGIRIDLEALQQRLGMPVIETVAVRRDGARELVARLSAEAMPAPPQVRSRDSEQGGDHEALHREVREILAAAVTMPAQTESRDDALDRWILHPVWGVVILAVVMFLVFQAVYSVGKPLTDLIGDAFGWMGGQVASLMPAGALQSLISDGIFGGLGTVLGFLPEILVLFFFILVLEESGYLPRAAFLLDRLMLTVGLTGRSFIPLLSSFACAIPGIMGTRSIQDPRDRLTTILIAPLMTCSARLPVYALLIGAFIPAHRVGGLMNLQGLVLFALYVLGIVGAMAVGWVMKRFRHDQSEHALLMELPSYRLPTPRDVAIGLWERASIFVKRLTGVILALTVLMWFLSAFPGPPAGATRPAIEYSFAGYFGHWLQYLFAPLGFTWEMCISLIPAFAARETAVAALATVYSVGGADLGGDGLGAALTHNFGLPSALSLLVWFVFAPQCMSTLAVIRRETHSWRNVLVSFGYMFGIAYLASLITYQVARWLL from the coding sequence ATGAACGCTTTGCTGAACCGTCGGATCGCCCTGGTCGGCAATCCCAATTGCGGCAAGACGGCCTTGTTCAATCTGCTGACCGGCGGCCGCCAGAAGGTGGCCAACTATGCCGGGGTCACCGTCGAGCGGAAGGAAGGGCGTTTCGTGGCCGCGGATGGACGGGTGCTGAAGATTCTGGACCTGCCCGGCACCTACAGTTTCGATGCCACCAGCCCGGACGAGCGGATCACCCGTGACGTCTGCTACGGCGAGTACCCGGGTGAGGCCGCTCCGGACATGATCGTCTGCGTGGCCGATGCCACCAATCTGCGCCTGCATCTGCGCTTTGTGCTGGAGGTTCGGCAGCTTGGCCTGCCGGTGGTGCTGGCTCTGAACATGATGGATGCCGCCCGCAAGCGTGGCATCCGCATCGATCTGGAGGCCTTGCAGCAGCGCCTGGGCATGCCGGTGATCGAGACCGTGGCCGTGCGCCGCGACGGTGCCCGCGAGCTGGTGGCCCGCTTGAGTGCCGAGGCGATGCCAGCTCCGCCGCAGGTTCGGTCCAGAGATTCCGAGCAGGGCGGGGATCATGAGGCGCTGCACCGCGAGGTGCGCGAGATACTGGCCGCGGCCGTGACCATGCCGGCACAGACGGAGAGTCGCGACGATGCCCTGGATCGCTGGATTCTGCACCCGGTCTGGGGCGTGGTGATTCTGGCGGTGGTGATGTTTCTGGTCTTCCAGGCCGTGTATTCGGTCGGCAAGCCGCTGACCGATCTGATCGGCGATGCCTTCGGCTGGATGGGCGGACAAGTGGCCAGCCTGATGCCGGCTGGTGCCTTGCAGAGCCTGATTTCGGACGGCATTTTCGGCGGTCTGGGCACCGTGCTGGGTTTTCTGCCGGAAATCCTGGTGCTGTTCTTTTTCATTCTGGTACTGGAAGAATCCGGTTACCTGCCGCGAGCGGCTTTTCTGCTGGACCGGCTGATGCTGACAGTAGGTCTGACCGGGCGGTCCTTCATTCCCTTGCTGTCCAGTTTTGCCTGTGCCATTCCAGGCATCATGGGCACGCGCAGTATCCAGGATCCGCGTGACCGTTTGACGACGATTCTGATCGCGCCACTGATGACCTGTTCGGCGCGACTGCCGGTTTATGCCTTGCTGATCGGTGCGTTCATTCCCGCGCATCGTGTCGGCGGGTTGATGAATCTGCAAGGCCTGGTGCTGTTTGCCCTCTATGTGCTCGGCATTGTCGGGGCCATGGCGGTGGGCTGGGTCATGAAGCGGTTTCGCCATGACCAGAGCGAGCATGCGCTGCTGATGGAATTGCCGTCCTACCGCCTGCCGACCCCGCGCGACGTGGCGATCGGACTCTGGGAGCGGGCGTCGATCTTCGTCAAGCGGCTGACCGGGGTGATTCTGGCCCTGACCGTCCTGATGTGGTTCCTTTCGGCATTTCCCGGGCCGCCGGCAGGCGCGACGCGCCCGGCCATCGAGTACAGCTTCGCCGGCTACTTCGGCCACTGGCTGCAGTATCTGTTCGCGCCGTTGGGCTTCACCTGGGAGATGTGCATTTCCCTGATTCCGGCCTTTGCCGCTCGCGAGACGGCGGTGGCGGCCCTGGCGACCGTCTATTCGGTGGGCGGCGCTGATCTGGGAGGAGACGGGTTGGGTGCGGCTCTGACCCACAATTTCGGCCTGCCCAGTGCCTTGTCGCTGCTGGTCTGGTTCGTGTTCGCCCCGCAGTGCATGTCGACCCTGGCGGTGATTCGCCGGGAGACGCATTCCTGGCGCAATGTGCTGGTTTCCTTCGGTTACATGTTCGGCATTGCCTATCTGGCTTCGCTGATCACCTACCAAGTCGCGAGGTGGCTGCTGTGA